From Acomys russatus chromosome 2, mAcoRus1.1, whole genome shotgun sequence, one genomic window encodes:
- the Rpp25l gene encoding ribonuclease P protein subunit p25-like protein produces MEHYRRAGSVELPASSPMPQLPPDTLEMRVRDGSKIRNLLGLALGRLEAGSTRHVVFSGSGRAAGKAVSCAEIVKRRVPGLHQLTKLRFLQTEDSWVPTSPDTGLDPLTVRRHVPAVWVLLSRDPLDPSECGYQPPGAPPGLGPVPSGSCGPRPRRRARDTRS; encoded by the coding sequence ATGGAGCACTACCGGAGGGCTGGCTCTGTAGAGCTCCCAGCCTCCTCACCCATGCCCCAGCTCCCTCCTGACACGCTGGAAATGCGAGTCCGAGATGGGAGCAAGATCCGAAACCTGCTAGGGCTGGCGCTGGGGCGTTTGGAAGCGGGAAGCACGAGACACGTGGTGTTCTCGGGGTCTGGCCGGGCTGCTGGAAAGGCTGTCAGCTGCGCAGAGATTGTCAAGCGGCGGGTTCCGGGCCTACACCAACTCACCAAGCTCCGTTTCCTGCAAACTGAGGACAGCTGGGTCCCGACCTCACCAGACACAGGCCTAGACCCCCTCACAGTTCGACGCCATGTGCCTGCTGTGTGGGTACTGCTCAGCCGGGACCCCTTGGACCCCAGTGAATGTGGTTACCAACCTCCAGGAGCACCCCCTGGCCTGGGCCCCGTACCTAGTGGCAGCTGTGGTCCCAGACCCAGGAGAAGGGCTCGGGACACCCGCTCCTGA